The following nucleotide sequence is from Phycisphaera sp..
CCATCATCGTGGCCGTCGATAGCCAGGGCATGGTCTTCGTCGATGGCCAGCCCGTGGGCGAGGCAGCCGTCGCCGGCCAGCCCCTGGCGGAAACCACGCGTGTGGCCCTGCTGGCGGCCATTGACCGGGCCATCGAGCCGCAAGACCCGGGCTCAACGCCAACGATCCGCCTGGAAGTGGACGAGAAGGGCGTTTCGGGGGCCCTGCTGCGGGTTCTGGACGCCCTGCGCACCCAGGGGTACGAAGCGGTCGAGCTGGTCGGGAAGCCTGCCGAGGCCGCCCCCGCAGCCGTCCCGTCCACCGACCCCTAAGCCCCGCACGCTCGTAGCATCCACCGCCATGGCCGGCACCACCCCAACTGGAATCAGCACCGTTGCCCGCTGGGCCGTCGCCGTGCCCGCGAGCGTGGTTGTCCACCTGCTGGTGGCTCTGGCGCTGCTGCGGGGCGGGGCCGATCCGGCCCGGATCGCCGACGCCGCCGAGCGGGCCACCCCGCTGGAAATCCCCATCAAGCTGGGCATCGAAAAGAGCGAGGCCGTCACGCCCAACTGGCTTGGCTTCGAGACGCCCGAGCCCCACGTGGCCTCGCCCGCGACGGTGAACCAGAGCGAGTTGACCCGGGCCCGGGGCGACCAGCGCGACAACCCAGACACTGGCCGACGCCAGGATGATGCTCGAGGCGTTCCGCGCCGAACTAGTCCGCGCCCAGGCCGAGGCGGAGAAGCGGGCCGAGCCCGAGCCCGCACCCGCCGCCCAGACGCCGCCCCAGCCGGCCTCCGAGCCATCCCAGGAACCCAAGCCCGCCGAGGACGACGAACAGGACGGCAGCCCGGGCCAGAAGGACACCCGCGCCGCCGACGCCGTGAGCTTGCCCACCGACGTCCGCCGGACCGACCTGGGCAAGGTCGTCGCGGGCGAGGGCCTGAAGATCAACACCACCCGACTGCACCTGACCGACCTGCAACGCGCGATGGGGCGCCCGCCCAGCCCGCTCGTCGAGATGTTCTTCGACCACACCGGCCGTGTCTCGCGGGCCCGCATCCCCGACGGCCGGGGCTCGGGCCGCTCGGACATCGACCAGGCCCTGATCAACGCGATCTATGAATGGACGGCCCAGGGCGAGAAGATCGACGCCCTCGAAGAGGGCGACCCGCCGCTGCTCGTGCGTATGAGGATCATGTTCTGATGAACTGGCTGCTGCTCGTGTTCGGTCTCTCGCTCGCCCAGGACGGCCCCGTCCCACCGGAGCGCGTCGATCCGCAGTCGATCCCGGTGCCAGCGGCCACCGAGCCCGTGCCGCCAACCGAGGGCTCTCCCGCCCAGGAACAACCCCAGCGACAATCGCCCCGGATCGACCCACAAGAAGCGCGCCGGGACATCGCGGCCCCCCGCGCTCGGCCGGCCGCGTCGATCTTTACCGACGAGGAGTACCGGCACGCCCGGGTGCGGTCGCTGCTGGTAAGAGCGATGGAAGGCCGCGCCTGAAGGCCGATCTTTCCATACCCAAAGCCGTGCCCCAAGCACGAGTTTGCATCTCTCCGACCGCACACAAAAAAAGCCCCGCGCAAGCGCTTGGGGCTGGGAAAGACCGTGTTGAAGAGCAGCCGGTGGTATGAGCGCGGCCGTTTCGGCCCGCGATCACTCGCCTAAAAGGGCGCTGATCTCGTCCTCGACGGGGTTGGACACCTTGCGGGTGGGCTTGGCCTTCTTGTCGTCCTCGCTCTCGCTGGTCGTCTCCACGTCGTCGTCGTCATCGACACCCGTGTCGGCGGCGTCGAGCTTGGCGATCTGGGCGTCAAGCTCGGCGTCGGACTTCGCCTCGGCGGCCTCGTCCTTGGCCTTCTGCCGCTTGGCGGCCTCGACCTTGTTCTTGTCGGGCGCAAGCACGATGCTGGCCTGACGCATGACCCAGCGCGGGGCCATCTCGACCTTGGCGATGTCGGCGAGCTGGTCGACGATCTCGGCCAGGCGCTCGATGCCCAGTTCCTTGTGGACCATCTCGCGGCCGCGGAAGCGCTGGGTGATCTGCACCTTGTGGCCCTGCATCAGGAATCGCCGCGCCTGGTTCACGCGGATCTGCACGTCGTGGGGGTCGATCTTCACCGACCGACCGAGGCGCACTTCCTTGATTTCCTGCTGGCCCGTGGTCTTGTTGTCCTTGCGCTTGGACTGCTCGTACTTGTACTTGCCGTAGTCCATGATCTTGCAGACCGGTGGCCGCGTGTCGGGCACGATCTCGACAAGGTCGAGCCCGGCCTCCTGGGCCATCTGCATCGCTTCGCGCGTGTCGACCACGCCAACCTGCTCGCCCTCGGCCCCGATCAACCGGATGGGGCTGATGCGGATCATGTGGTTGACCCGGGTGCGTTGCACGGGGCCGGCGTCGCGGTAAAACCTTCGTCCTCGGATGGGTGTTCTCCTTCGGGGGTGCCAGCGTCAGGCCGGCCGATTGGTCACGCCGGTACACACCGGCAACATCATCTGGATTCTGCCGCCCCCACCACAGCGGTGAGAGGCAACCAAACGCTCACGACGGGGCGTCAACCCCACCACGGCTTTCGTGCGACCGGGCCAACCAGCCGGGACAAAGCCCAAACCAGACATCGGTTGATGGTGATGGCCGCTCAACTCGGGCGGCTCATGCTTCTTGCCACGCCGTAGAGAATAACAGATCTCCAGCCGCCGAGCAAGCCAATTTGTCGGGGGTACTCCCCACAAATTGCAAACCACCGAGCGAGATCGGGTGTTCCAAGATGCGTACAAATGCCCAATCTGCCGGCAAAATCACGCGAGTTGGATCAGATTGAAGACAAAGCTGATGGCCAGCAGCACGCCCACGGCGATCAGCAGCGGTGTGCGAAAATCGCCGCCCTGGGAGATCGGTGCCTCGGGCTGCATCTCTGCCGGGGCGGCCACGCTGGCCGTCTCGAGGTGGCTCAATGAGGCAAGATCGGCCTCGTCCAGCCCCCGGTGGGCCAGCGGCGGGGCCTTGCCGGCCGTGACAGCATCCAGGTCGTTCAGCAGGTCCTTCACCGAGCGATACCGCTGCTCGCGACGCTTGGCCAGCATCATCTCGATGACCTCGCTGATGCCGCCGCTCAGCTTCGGATTGGCCTGATCGGGCGGCACCGCGTCGGCCTTCAGGTGCTTGTGCATCACGCTGGTGGGGTTCTTGCCGTCGAAGGGCACGCCCCCGGTGACCATGTGGTAGAGCGTTACGCCCAGCGAGTAGATGTCGGCCTCGGGCCCGACGTTGGTCTCGCCACGGATCTGCTCGGGGCTGATGTAGAAAGGCGTGCCGAAGGCCTTACCCGCCTCGGCCTCGGCGGCTTCCTTGTCGCTGACGGCGCGGGCCAGGCCCATGTCGGCCAGCTTCACCACGCCCTCGTTGGTGATCATGATGTTCTTGGGCTTCACGTCTCGGTGGATGATGCCTCGCTCGTGCGCGTGCCCGAGCGCTGCGGCCACCTGGCGGACGAGTTCGATCGCCTCGGCCTCTCCATACCGCTTATGCTTGACGATGTCGTCGTACACGGTGCGACCGTTGACGTACTCCATCACGAAGTAGTGGTACTCGCCGGCCTTGCCCACGTCGTACGCCTGCACGATGTGCGGGTGGTTCAGCTGCGCCGCCGCACGGCCCTCGGCGTAGAAACGCTCGATGAATTGCGGGTTCTGGCTGAACTTGCGGGGCAGCACCTTGATGGCCACCAGCCGGTCGAGGTTGAGCTGGCGGCCCTTGTACACCGTGGCCATCGCGCCGGCGCCGAGCTTGCCCAGCAACCGATAGCCGGGGATCTTCTGCCCGCTGCGCTCGGCGTCGAGGATGGCCTTCAGCCGTGCGATCTGCCGCTTGGTGACGAAATCCTGGTCGACCAGCTCGATCGCCAGCGAGCGCTGGCCGGCTTCTTCACCGGCAGCCACCCCGGCCTCGCGCATGCGGTCCTTGCAGAGATCGACTTCTTCGCGCGTCGCGAGCCCATAGTCGACGACCAGACGCCCCAGCGCGGTATCGACGTTCGACCCGCCCTTGGCCACCTCGGCCATCGCCGCGTCGGGGTCTGCGGGCGTCGATACGTTGCTCAGTGGCGTGATGCCCGAGCGGTCCATCGCCTGCATCGCGGCAGTCCGGCTGCCCGACAGCGCACCGGTCCCCGACATCGCGCCCGTGCCCGAAGCCGAGGCTTCGGAGGGGTTTCTCGCGGGTGTCGGGCTTGGTTCGGACATCGTCTAGGGCTGCCTCAATCAGGACGGTTCTTTGGGACACGCGGGTACGGCCCGCTCGGCCTCGCGGTCGCCCCCGAAACGGGAGGGGAACATAGCGACCCAACCGCCCACGGACAAATCACACGAAAGGCCGTGGGGCTGGCCCGCACGGCCTTCCGCAAGCGTTATCGACGCCCGGCACCCACCGGCCCAGCCGGCTTGGCGACGCGGACGCAGATCGGATCCCACCGGGCATCCGATTCGCACCATTTCACCAAAAGTTCGCGCCCGGTTCGGCATTTCCCCTCGCCGGCCACCCCGAATCCAGGCCGATAAGGCCGCTACTGTTGCGACCCCGTCGGTAGGGCCCGATGCCCACCGACCCCGGGGGCTTGGTAAGGGCCACCCATGGTCATTGGTACATCCCGCCCTCGAGACCTCGGGGCCATCCATGCCGGCCCGTTGCTCTACGGGGACTGGGGCACCAGCCGCCTCTACGTGCTGGGCCTGGCATTCCTCTATACGGGCCACGCCAGCGTGGTCTACCTCGCCGCCATCGGCGTGCTCATGCTGGCCGTCAGTTGGATCTACACCCACATCTGCCGCTGCTATCCCGATGGTGGCGGTGTTTATTCGGCCGCCCGCGACGTCAAACCCGTGCTGAGCGTCATCGGCGCCACGCTGCTCATGAGCGGGTACATCATGACGGCGGCCATCAGCGTCATCGAGGCCTTCCACTACTTCGGCGTGCCCAGATACCTCACCCTGCCGCTCGCCGTTGGCACGCTGGTGTTCATCGGCGCGATCAACTGGCTGGGCTCGAAACGCTCGGGCCAGTTCGCGCTCGTCGTCGCGATGCTTGCCATGCTGGTCTCGGCGATCCTCGCCGTCCTGGCAATCCCGCTGTTCGTCGACGGGCTGAAGACCATCAGCTTCGAGTACTTCACCCAGGTCGGCCCGTTCGACGCCTGGGTCAGCTTCGCCAAGATCTGCCTCGCGCTGGCAGGCCTCGAGGCCGTCGCCAACATGACGGGCATCATGAAGAAGCCCATCGGCAAGACGGCCCGCCGCACCATCTGGCCGGTGAGCCTCGAGGTCGTGGTGCTCAACATGCTCTTCGGCATCGCCCTGGCGGGCATGAGCACCACGCTGCACACGCACGCGCCCGATGAGATCACCTACGGCGACAAGCTCTCGATGACGCACAACCAAGTGGTGCAGGCGGTCGAAGCTGGTGAGTTCACGCAGGAAGAGGCCGACCAGCTCGAGGCTGTCATCGAGTATCGCGACACGGCCATGAAGCGCATCGCCATCGAGAGCGGCCAGCGCATCACGGGGAATGACACCGCCGCCTTCATCCTGGGAAAGATCGCGGGTGTCACTTTCGGCCTGCTGCTGCTGAGCGCTGCGAATACTGCCGTGATGGCCATGGTCAGCGTGATGTTCGCCATGGCCCAGGACCGCGAGCTCCCCCGCGCGCTGACCAAACTCAACTACCCCGGCGTGCCCTGGGTCGGGCTCATCGTGGCCGTGCTCATCCCCACGGGCGTCATCCTGGTCGAGCAGGACGTGCAGGTGCTGGCCAAGCTCTACGTGCTGGGCGTGTGCGGGGCCATCAGCACCAACGTGCTGTGCGGAGCGGTCAATCGCAAGCTCGACATCCCCCGCGTCGTGCGCGTCTTCATGTGGGTTTTCGGCGGCATCCTGCTGGCCGTCACCATCACCATCGCCGTCACCCAGCCCGAGAGCCTGGCCTTCAGCGGCGGGCTGGTGGCCATCGTGCTCACGATGCGCGCCCTCGTGCAAGCCAAGCGCAGCCGCGACCCCAAGCCGCTCGAAACGCCCATCGCCGGATGGCTGGCCGAAGTCCGCCGCGACCCCATCGCGCTGGACTCCAGCAAGCCGCGCATCATGCTGGCGGCCCGCGGCCGGTACCAGTCCGAGTTCGCCGTCGACCTGGCCCGCAGCCGCGGCGCGGTGCTGTTCGTGATCTTCGTGCGCACGTTCCGCGTGGCCGACATGGGCCCCCAGCGCCGGCCCAACATCGACGACGACCACGAGGCCCAGGAAGCCCTGGGCACCACCATCCTGCTCGCCCGCGAGCACGGCGTGCCCTGCGTCCCAATCTACGTCACCAGCAACGACGTGGTGCACGAGATCCTCGACCACACCGTCACCTACGGCTGCGACACCCTCATCATGGGCGAGAGCCGCCGCCCCCTGCTGGCCCGCAAGATCGAGGGCGACGTAACGACCCGCATCGCCCACGACCTGCCAAGCCAGATCGCGCTGATCACGCGGTCGGCGAATACGCGGCATGCGGTGAGACCCAAGGGCTAGCCCCCAGCGCTGTCCATTAAACGCCCATCCTTCCAGGCCGGAAACTCCGTGCGCCATTTGCGGAACGCCGGCACGTCGAGTTCCACCGTCAGCACGGCCTCCTCATCGCCAAGCTCGCCGATGACCTCGCCCTTGGCGTCCACGGCGATGGTGCCGCCGGCGTAGGCCAGGTAGGGGTCGTTGCCGCGGCGGTTGACGGCCAGCATGAAGGCCTGGTTCTCGATGGCGCGGGCGATGGCCAGCGTCCGCCAGTGGCTCTGGCGGGCGGCGGGGAAGTTGGCGATGCAGGTGAACGCCTCGGCGCCCTTCTGGAGGCCCAGCCGGTAGAGCTCGGGGAAGCGGACGTCGTAGCAGATGGTCGGGCACACCGTCAACGACTCGCCGCCGGTCTCCCAGCGGAAGGTCTCAACATGCCGCCCGCCGACGAACTTCTCGCCCTCGCGGCCATAGGTGAAGGGATGGATCTTGGTGTAATCGCACAGCAGTTGGGGCTCGCCGCCGCCAACGCCGGGGGCAAAGACCGTGGCGTGGTTGGTCGCCTTACCGCAGCCGCCGTTGGCACAGCCTCCAACCGTCCGGCCGCCCATCACCACGGCCCCGAGATCGTCGGCCAGCCTTGCCAGCCAAGCCTGGGTGGTGCCGTCGTCGGCGGTGGTGTCGGTATTAAGGGAAAACCCGCTATCGAACATCTCGGGCAGCAGCACCAGGTCGCCCTGGCGCACGTCCGCACCATCCAGCAGCCGCCCAACATTGGCGAAGTTGGCCTCGCGGTCCTCCCATACGATGTCCAGTTGGACCAGGTGAGCTCGCATGGAGGCAGGATAGCGGCTGACCCGCAGGCGTCGGCTTGGCCCCCGGTGCGCCTCCTTCTGGCCAGCGGAAGCCCTCGGCGGCGGGAGATCCTGACCGAGCTGGGCGCCGACTTCACCGTTGTGCCCTCGAACGTCGACGACGGCCAGCTCACCCCGCCCCATGGCGCGACCGCCCTCACCTGGACCGTCGCGATGGCGTACCTCAAGGCCTTCGCCGCCATCGAGGTGCTGCCCGAGGGCGCGACCGGCGTGGTCATGGGTGCCGACACCGCGTGCGAGCTCGACGGCCGCATCATCGGAAAGCCAGCGACCGACGCGCACGCTCGGTCCACGCTCAGGTCGATGGTCGGCCAGACGCAACGCGTCGTGACCGGGGTCGCACTCATCGACCCGCACCATCCACACGCCAACCGCCTGCTGCTGGCCGACGTGGCGCTCGTGACGTTCGGCAACGTCTCCGAAGACGCCATCGACCGCTACCTCATTACCGGCGGCTGGCGGGGCAAGGCCGGCGGGTACAACCTGACCGAGCGTTTGGCCGACGGCTGGCCCATTACCGTTCAAGGGGACCCCGACACCGTCGTCGGCCTGCCGACGCAGCGCCTGCCAGGCTGGCTCGCCCTCACCACCGCTTGGGGGGCGCGCCCATGAACGGCCTGGTGCCCATCTGGGTCTCGGCGCCTCTGGCGATGATCACGCTGGTCACGGTCGCCGCCCACCTGCTGGCCATGCGCGGGGCCGACATGCCCGAAAGCCGGCGGCGCATCCGCACGGCCAACGGCTGGCTCATCCTGATCACCGCGCCGGTGCTCGTCGTCGCGTTCTCGGTGGTCTCGCCGCAGAATACCCGCCAGTTCGCGCTCATCTGGGCGGTCGCCATGGTGCTGGTGGGCTTCGTGATCCTGATGGCGTTCATCGATATCGCCAACAACCTCCGCATCGCGCGCCTCCAGCGACGGCGTCTGAGCCGGTCGATGGGCACCCGGCTCCGCCAGCAGTTGCTGGCCGAGCGAAAGGATCACGATGCCCGGTGAGCGCGGGCCGATGCCCGCCGCCCTGCGCCCCCTTGCGCCGCTGGCCGAGCGCGTCTACGCGCGCATCGTGCGCGATCGCAACGCCAGCTTCGACGCGGGCAAGCGGGCCAAGCCGTTCTCCTTCAGCGGCTTGAGCGTGACGCTCGATCGCCCGGTCATCTGCGTGGGCAACCTGAGCGTGGGCGGCACGGGCAAGACCCCGGCCGTGCAGATGGTGTGCAACTGGCTCATCGAAGCCGGCCACCATCCCACGATCGCGCTTCGCGGCTATGCCTCAAACAACGGCCTGAGCGACGAGGCCGAACTCCACCGCACGGCGTTGCCCGACGTGCCGCTGGCCGTTGGGCCGAACCGCGTGCAGCAGCTCTTGCAGTTGTTCGCCACGCCCGAGGGCGAGAACGTTGATGTGGTTGTGCTCGACGACGGCTTCCAGCACCGGCGCTTGGTGCGCCAGCTCGACATCGTCCTGATCGACGCGACGCAGGACGCCTTCGCCCAGCGACTGCTCCCCGCCGGCTGGCTGCGCGAACCGGTGTCCAGCCTCGCGCGCGCCCAGGCGGTGGTGCTCACCCATGCAGACCGCGCCACGCCCTCCGACCTCTCGCGGATCGAGGCCGAGCTTCGGCGCCAGTTCCCCCATCTGGTCGTTGCCCACGCCGAGCACGCGTGGAGCGAATTGCTCGTCATGGATCGCGTCGAGCCGTTGGATTGGCTCAGAGGCCGCCGCTACGCGCTGGCCTGCGCTATCGGCAAGCCGCAGGCGTTCATCGACCAGGCCGCCGCCGCGTTCGGCCCGCCCGCTCACACGATCGAGCTGCGCGATCACGACCCCTACGCGCCCGCCACCATCGAGCGCCTCCGTCGCGCCGCCGATGGCATGGACGCGTTGCTCGTCACCGAGAAGGACTGGACCAAGCTCGCGCGTATCGAGCCCGATGCCTGGTCGTGTCCGATTGTGCGTCCAAGGCTCCAAATGCGCCTGAGCACCGGAGTGTCGCAGATGCGAACTCTGGTCTTGTCGGCCGCTACATGGCAAGATGACGCATCGGCAGCAGGCTAAGCACGCTTTCATGCCCGGTTCATCGTAGTTACAAAATCACGCTGTATTCTCCTTGATATGTCCCATTGCCATTGGCGTGCTTCCGCACCGCCCGATGGGTGCAACAAAGGAGAATTGCCATGAGTACCGTCATCACCGGCCTGTTCAACACGCCCGCCGAAGCCGCCGCCGCCGTCCAGACGCTCGAAGTCCGGGGCATCCCCGAGAACGAAATCAGCATCATGGCCGGGGAGAACTTCAAAAAGGAAGCCTTCGCGGTTAACTCCCACTCGAAGTTGCCCGAGGGCGTGGCCATCGGTGCTGGCGCCGGTGGTGCGGTCGTCGCGCTCGCGGCCGGCCTGACCGCCGTGGGTGCGGTCGCCACAGGTGGTGCCGGCTTGCTCGTCGCCGGGCCGCTGGTTGCTGCTCTCGCCGGCGCGGGGGCGGGTGCTGCTACCGGCAGCGTCATTGGCGGCGCGATTGGTGCCGCCATCCCCGAGCACGAAGTCAAGTTCTACGAGGATGCCGTCGAGAAGGGCTCCGTGCTCGTTGGTGTCCAGTGCGAAGATTCCGACCACAAGGACATCGCCAAGCAGGCCTTTAAGGACTGCGACGCCGAGAAGATCTCGAACGCCTGATCATTCGATACCCGTCGAGAACAACACCAGCCCCTCCGGCGATGACGCCGGAGGGGCTGGTTTCTTGTTTCGATGCGCGAGTATCGACTCGAAACCTACTCGAGAATGATGATCTCGACGCGGCGGCTCTCGCGCTTGCTGCTCTTGGCCTTGGCCGGGCCATACGCGGCCGAGTGGACGACATCGTTGCTGATGCCCTTGGACACAAGGTAGCTCTCGACGGCCATAGCGCGCTCGGCGCTCAGCCGCTCGTTGGTCTTCCAGTCGCTCTTCTTGATGGGGTCGTTGTCGGTGTACCCGGCAACGCGGATCTCGGCACCGGGATACCGCTGCTTGATGACCCGAACTACGCCGTCGAGCACGCCGCGAGCGGCGGGCTTGACCGTCACCGAGCCCGAGTCGAACAGCACCTCGCCGGCGATGTCGACCACGACCTCGCCCGCCCGGCGGCTGACGCCCGCGCCCAGGCCCTCGAAGCCGGTGTCGCCCAGCGGCTCGGGCTGCGCCGCGAGCTGGCCGGCGAGCTGCCGGTTCTGCTCGTCGAGCGCCCGGTAGCGGGCCTCGGCGTCGTCGAGGGCGATCTGGAGGTTTTCGTTCAGACGCCGCAGTTCCTGGTTCTCCATCACCAGCGGGTCGTCGGGACGCGGCCCGTTGCTCGCGCAGCCGATGGTGGTCAGGCCCACGCCAAGCAGCACGGCAACGAGCAGGACACGAGTAATCGAATTGGGAAGCGAAACGCACATGGGCATGCCTTGGATCCTCCAACGCCGATGCGAATGAACAGAAGCGACCAGCGGCGAGCCCTCCGTGGGCACCACCGGCGATACCCACCTTATCGGCGTGCGGGCCCAAAAGTCTGAGATTGCGGCCAAAAACCGGTTAACGCCAGCAAACAACAAGCGATTCGTGGGACTACGGCAGATTCACAACCTGCCCAGTCAACCGGCTGAGCCACAGCTCGATCGCCGGCTTGGCCAGCAACACCAGCACCGTCGCGATTGCCAGCGAGGGGCCGTAGGGCATGGCCCGGCCCACCCCGCGGCTGAGCGAGATGCTGTAGAGGGTCAGCAAGATACCAACGAAGGCGGCCCCGAAGAAGGCCAGCACCGAATCGACCCAGCCCAGGCACGCGCCCACGGCGGCCATCAGGTGGACGTCGCCCAGGCCCATGGCCTCCTTGCCGAAGCCCAGGCTGCCGAACAGCCGGACCGCCCACACCACCCCGCCGCCGACCAGGTAGCCCAGCAGCGAGCCGCCCAGGGCGTCGAGCCACAGCGGGCAGGGGCCTGAGAAGGTGCTGGTGAGCATGAACCCGCCCCAGGCCAGCACCGCCGGGCCGGCCAGGAAGGCCATCTCCTTGACCATCTCACGCCGGGCGTGGGGGTAGGCGATCCAGACCTCGGCGTCGCTTGGGTCTTGCTTGTCGCTGGTGGACTTTGGGGCCGGAAGGAACATCCGCAGCGGGATGCCGGCCACGATTGGCCCCGCCGCCATACCGATGATCACACCGATGCCCGACGCGTAGCCCAGCAGGTGCGCGATGAACCCGCCCGCGATCGCGCACACCAGAACGGTGATCGCGATAACCGCCGGCCCGCGGAGCCATCCCTTCTTGGGCCGCCACTGGCCTGTCTCCGAGTCGTCGATCTCCTCGCCCTCGATGGGCGGCAGCCCCTTGGCCTTGCGGTGTTCCTCTTCCCACTGCAACGCGTCGGCGAAGCTGCGACCGATGACCTTGAACTTCAGCATCAGCAGCGACAGGCCCACGCCGGCCACACCGCCGATGCCAATGCCCACGCTCGCCCAGCCGTACGTAGGGATGGGCCAATTCCAGGACATGTCGCGGCTGGGCATGGGGTACTCCAACCCCTTCACGCTCAGGAACACACCGTACCCGGTGTGGATGAGCACGCCGGCGAGGGTGGCGAACCACGGCAGCACCAGCGGGATCATGGTGGTCTTCAGGTCGGTCAGCATCATCGCGAAGAGCGAGCCGAGCAAGAACAAGACGATCGCGAACATGGGGGCCGAATGCCGGGGCACGCCGTTGTGGCGGTCGACCTCGGCCCAGTCGTGCCGCATCGTGCTCAGGTCGAGCCCCAGCACCTCGAAGCTCGCGCTCGTGCCCGAGTATGCGGGGATCAGGTACCAGGCGATGAAGAACACCGCGAACAGGCTGGCCACGAGCAACTCAACCAACGGATACTCGGGTGAGATCGGCGCCTTGCAATACCGGCACTTGCCGCGCACGAACAGCCACCCGAAGATCGGGATGTTGTCCTTCCAGCGGAGCCTCGTCGAGCAGGCCGGGCAGCGCGAGGGCGGGGTGACCACGCCGATGCCCCGCGGCAGGCGGTAGGCCAGCACGTTGATGAGCGACCCCACGCACGCCCCGAAGGCGAACACGAACAGCAGGGTGGCCACCCTGGGCAAGATGATCACGAAGTCATGCACGATTCTGGGGCTCCCGGGGGCTATCGGCGATATCGGGCCACCGGGTCAATCGGTCTTCGGCGTCTTCGCCTCGGCCTCGAGCTTGCCGGTGACGTCCTCGATGCGCTGCTCGGCGTCCTTCAGCAGTCCCCGACAGCGCGCCAGTAGCCGCACGCCCTTCTCGTACTCGCCGATGGATCGCTCCAGCCCGCTCTGGCCGGTCTCGATGCGCTCGATGATGGCCTCGACCTCGGTTAGCGCCTCCTCGAAGGTGGGCTCGGCTTGTTCTTGCTTGGGCTTCTTCTCGGCCATGATCGTCAACCTTTCGAGCCGGGCGTCGACTCGCCGAACAGGTCCATCTGCGGCGCGGGGTCGTCCTTGGGGGCCGGTTTGGGCGGCGTAGATTTCTTCTTGGGTGCCTGCCCGGCGACGGTCGAGCGTACCCGCCCGTCGGCCAGCGTGGTGTGCAACTCGTCGCCCGGCGACACCGCCGAGGCCGAACGCACGAGCCGGCCGTCGGCCAGGGTGGTATAGGAATACCCCCGAGCCAGTACGCCCTGCGGCCCCACCGCCCTCAGTTGACGCTCGTTCGACTCGATCCGTCGCGACTCGGATTCCATGCGTTGGTCCATCGCGCGGGCGAGTCTCTCGGCGGCGTGGTCGAGCCGTTGCGCGCGGCGGGCCAACTCAGCGGCTGGCTTGTGGGCCTCGAGCCGGGCGCTCAACCGTTCGAG
It contains:
- the xseB gene encoding exodeoxyribonuclease VII small subunit, which translates into the protein MAEKKPKQEQAEPTFEEALTEVEAIIERIETGQSGLERSIGEYEKGVRLLARCRGLLKDAEQRIEDVTGKLEAEAKTPKTD